The Rhodocytophaga rosea genome has a segment encoding these proteins:
- a CDS encoding peptidylprolyl isomerase, whose protein sequence is MLTVYRFLFFLLTLSAFASYGQTTPDSVFITFQTNMGDIEAVLYTKKAPITSANFLKHIETGAFTGGSFYRTVTPTNQPHNKIRIEVIQGGANPANIDTATVIPIPLERTSKTGVLHKNGTLSMARDAPDTGSTEFFICIGDQPSLDFGGKRNPDGQGFAAFGRVTKGMEVVKKIQSSPASEQKLTPSIQIIRISRK, encoded by the coding sequence TCCTTACCCTAAGTGCTTTTGCAAGCTATGGGCAGACTACTCCCGACAGTGTATTCATTACCTTTCAGACCAATATGGGAGACATAGAAGCGGTATTATATACCAAAAAAGCGCCCATCACCAGTGCCAACTTTCTCAAACATATAGAGACAGGTGCTTTTACTGGCGGTTCTTTCTACCGGACGGTTACACCCACAAATCAACCGCATAATAAAATCCGGATTGAAGTAATACAGGGCGGCGCAAACCCTGCCAATATTGATACGGCTACTGTTATCCCCATTCCTCTGGAAAGAACTTCCAAAACAGGTGTTTTACACAAAAACGGCACACTTTCTATGGCCAGAGATGCACCTGATACCGGAAGTACCGAATTTTTTATTTGTATCGGCGACCAGCCTTCTCTGGATTTTGGTGGCAAACGTAATCCCGATGGACAAGGATTTGCTGCTTTTGGCAGGGTAACCAAAGGCATGGAAGTCGTAAAGAAAATTCAATCTTCGCCAGCCAGTGAACAAAAACTAACCCCATCCATCCAGATTATCCGCATTTCCAGGAAATAA
- a CDS encoding FecR family protein, producing MENFDQKLVNYVQGKCSPEEAKEVQQWLSTPEGEKYLFSQMDQDMALLERKPEIMRNHPVQSLLLYHKITEAIASQQPVAPEKSSIHIPSQRKTGYLSRWYQIAAVLTGLLIVAFASWLIWGQENKITHQTAYGETKQVTLPDGSTVFLNGNTSLSYAENWDAQQARRVWLEGEAFFSVIHTANDQRFFVHTSEDFNVEVLGTTFNVLKRKDKTKVTLNTGKIRLNLKETISAEPILMKPGELVEVNDASSKIIKKAVNPEIYSSWKSSKMSFEDTSLADIIVLLEQTYGLTVEISDPSLLQLKFNGTVPSDNVDILLEGLSQLFDLNIKRQDNHILFKANK from the coding sequence ATGGAAAACTTTGATCAGAAGTTGGTCAATTATGTACAGGGCAAATGTTCCCCTGAAGAAGCAAAAGAGGTTCAGCAATGGCTCTCCACTCCGGAGGGAGAAAAGTACTTATTTTCTCAAATGGACCAGGATATGGCACTGCTGGAACGAAAACCGGAAATTATGCGAAACCATCCGGTACAATCTCTGCTGCTCTACCATAAAATAACAGAGGCTATTGCCAGCCAGCAGCCAGTCGCTCCGGAAAAATCCTCTATTCACATTCCGTCCCAGCGTAAAACTGGTTACTTATCCAGATGGTATCAAATCGCAGCGGTTCTCACTGGCTTGCTCATCGTTGCTTTCGCCTCCTGGTTAATCTGGGGACAAGAAAACAAAATTACCCACCAGACTGCCTATGGCGAAACCAAACAGGTTACCCTGCCCGATGGCTCAACTGTTTTTTTGAATGGAAATACCAGCCTGAGTTATGCCGAAAACTGGGATGCGCAGCAGGCAAGAAGGGTATGGCTGGAGGGAGAAGCTTTCTTTTCCGTTATTCATACGGCCAATGACCAGCGTTTCTTTGTACACACATCTGAGGACTTTAATGTAGAAGTATTGGGTACTACCTTTAATGTGCTCAAGCGGAAAGATAAAACAAAAGTTACCCTCAACACTGGTAAAATCCGGCTTAATCTGAAAGAAACTATCTCAGCAGAACCTATTCTGATGAAGCCCGGCGAACTGGTAGAAGTGAATGATGCCTCGTCAAAAATTATTAAAAAGGCTGTAAATCCGGAGATATATTCTTCCTGGAAAAGCAGCAAAATGTCTTTCGAAGATACCAGTCTGGCCGATATTATCGTGCTTCTGGAACAAACCTATGGGCTGACAGTAGAAATATCTGATCCTTCCCTGTTACAGCTTAAATTTAATGGTACCGTACCCAGCGACAATGTAGATATCCTGCTGGAAGGGCTTTCCCAGTTATTCGACCTGAATATTAAGCGGCAAGACAACCATATACTCTTTAAAGCGAACAAATAA